In Paenibacillus sonchi, the genomic stretch TGACGGAAATAGGCTCGGCTGACCTGCCGCCGGAACGCCAATCGGAGACCGCCCATCGGTATGTTCTTGGATTATACGAGCTGTTAGAGCGTATCACCTCCGCATTTCCGCATATTCTGTTCGAAAGCTGCTCCAGCGGAGGGGGCCGGTTTGATCCCGGTATGTTATACTACATGCCGCAAACCTGGACCAGTGATAATACCGATGCCGTGGAACGGCTGAAGATTCAATACGGAACCAGTCTTGTTTATCCCGTAAGCGCAATCGGAGCGCATGTATCGGCTGTGCCGAACCATCAAGTTGGAAGAATAACCCCGCTTGATTTTCGGGGCGATGTCGCGATGTCCGGAAACTTCGGTTATGAGCTTGATCTGACGAAATTCACTGAAGAGGACAAAGAGACGGTCAAACGCCAGATCATAACCTACAAGGAGATCCGCGGATTAGTACAGAGAGGGGATTTGTACCGTTTGAAGAGCCCATTCGAAGGCAACGAGTCGGCTTGGATGTTCGTTTCCGAAGACAAGGAGGAAGCGCTTGTCTACCATTTCCAAGTGATGGCCGTGCCCAATGCGCCCCAGAGATTTTTGCGTCTGGCCGGACTTCATCCGGAACTCGAATACGAGATCCATTCGGGATACAGCGGAGAGCAGTTTATCTGTGGAGGAGACAGGCTGATGCAGTTGGGGCTGCCTCTTGTCTATGAACAAAAAGATTATGAAAGCGGATGGTTCAGGGTTCGGGCCATCAAGCCCGCCAGTGCTTGAGGTAAGGATCTGTCAACGCCTGAAAGAGGAAAATATCTTCAACAAATCAATGCCCCTTTCTGAGGAAAAGGGGCATTTTGCGCGCAGCGGCCAACCAGGCCCGGGAGGATGATCCATGTTTTTGGTCCGAATTATGAATGACATGAAAATGAAAAAGAAACTGGCGGTTACCTTCATTTCAGCAGCTGTATTGCCTTTGTTGTTATCCGGCTTGTTTCTGACCGGGAAGCTTCGGGAGATTGTCGTTAATGACGCTTTTATACAGTTATCTAACAATGTCGAGCGCGTACAGAAGCGCACGGAAGAACTGATTAAGGTACCGCTGAATATTTCCTACCGGCTAACCATTGATAACCGGATGAAGAAGGTGGCCGCCCAAAAATACGAAAGTTATACCGAAGTCATCCAGGCATACCGGGAGTATACGGATATCCGCGACTACATCCAACTGTACAAGGAGATATCCAGCATTCGCGTATATGTCGTTAATCCAGGGGCACTTAACAACTGGGAATTTATCCAGCCGGACAATACCATTATGGCCGAGGATTGGTATAAGGAGGCCATAGAGCAGAAAGGGCTTGCCGGATGGAATCTGATCAAGGATGAACGTAACGGTTCCGAGCAGCTGAGTCTGGTACGTTCATTTCCAGTGGACTCACTGGGGAGAAAGGAGTTCTGGCCATCAATGTGGATAAACAGCAACTAAGATCGATATTGGACCAGGAGCCGTTCACTACGCTGATCGTGGATGACCGGAACCGGGTGGTCGGGTCCAATGAAGCGGAGTTTTTCGGAAAGAATCTATCCGAAATTGATGGAGATGAAAAGATACTTTCCCGCCAGGAAGGAAGCTATGACACGGTCGTGGGCGGAAAAGCGTCCAAAGTGGTTATGGTCAATCTGAATCCGGAAAACAGCTGGAACGGGCTTCGGATCATTTCTATTTTTTCCGTTTCCGAGATTACCCGGGACGCCAATCAAGTCATCCGGCTCGGCGCTGTCGTCATAACGGTCAGCCTGATGTTTGCAGTTTTGCTTATCTATGCTTCCGCCTCGCTGTTGTCCGGCAGGCTGCTCCGGTTGAGCAAGCATATGTCCAAAGCGGGAGCGGGCTCTTGGGAAACGTATATCCATATCGACAGTAAAGATGAGATTGGTCTGCTCTCTAAGCAATTTAATGCTCTCATCCGAAGCGTGCATGACCTTGTCCAAGAAGTTCAAGAAACCAATCACCAGAAAAATCTTGTGGAGCAAAGGCAAAGCGAAATGAAGTTCAAAATGCTGGCAAGCCAGATTCATCCGCATTTTCTCTTCAACTCACTGGAATCCATCCGCATGGAGGCTCATATTCGCAGGCAGGACGAAATCGCGGAGGCCGTATGGCTTCTGAGTACGTTATTGCGGAGCAGTCTGGAGGCTGGAAACGGCAATATTCCCCTTCGCGAAGAACTTGGGCGTGTACGCTGTTACCTTGAAATGCAAAAGTTCCGGTATGAAGACCGTTTGGAATATCATTTGACGGTTGATCCGGATTTGGAGGCAATGCCGGTCCCTCCGTTGATCATTCAACCATTAGTGGAAAACTCAGTTCTTCATGGCCTGGATAACCGTGAAGAAGGAGCTGTCATTACAGTTGAGGTGAAGAAGATGCCGAAGGGAGCCCGGGTGAAAGTATGCGATAATGGTGCAGGCTTCACCGCAGAACGTCTTGCCGAAATTCAGGCAGAGCTTGCCGAATCCGTACATGAACAGGAGAGCAAGCGGATCGGTATGCGAAATGTAAACGACCGCCTCGTCCTGCTGTACGGGGAATCCAGTGCCTTAAGTATCGAAAGCGGGATCGGGACAGGCACGGCGATCACGTTTTTTATTCCTGGAGGTGCACCGAATGATTAAGGTTGTTATTGTCGACGACGAACCGAAGCTTAGACAGGGACTTCAAACTCTGATACCGTGGGAAAACCTCGGTTTCACAGTTACTGCTGCGGCAGGCAACGGCAGAGATGCTTTGAAGATCGTCGAGGAAGAAGTCCCCGATCTTGTAATCGCTGATATCCGCATGCCTGTAATGGACGGCTTACAATTCATTCAGCGCTTACGATCGGCCGGTCATCAGATGCATTGTATTATTCTCAGCGGATATGCCGACTTCGAGTATGCCAAACAAGCGATTACATATGGAGTAGCGGGCTATCTTGTTAAACCGGTAAACATCGCAGAAATGTCGGCTACTCTAAAGCTGGTGCGCGAGCAGATCGAGGAGGAGCGTCTGCGGAGGGAATGGTACAGAACGGAGGTTACCAACCGGGAGCTGTATCTGCGCCGCCTGCTTGCTCCTCAGGAGAAGACGGAAGATCCGGCCAAGCTGAGAAGCAGGATCAGGGAAATGGATTTGTTGTGGAGCCATTACGAAATCGTCGTTATTTCACTGCGTGTTCCCGAAGCGGACCGTTTGGAACACTTACATCAGCTGTACGCAGGACTGAAGAACGGGATCGAGGGGCGGAATATGGGGCTCGTAACCGTAATCTCCCCTTATGTCATTCTCCTGCTCAACTCGCCTCTGCACGGAAGGCAGCGGCGCGATCATCTGTACGGCGAGATCCGGAGCATCGCAGGGGATACCCGGTTCATTGCTGCAACCGGGGGAACTGTTAGTGAGCCGGAGCTTATTTACAGCGCTTATTTGAAAGCACAGGAAGCGGTAAAACAAGTCTTTTTCAGCGCTAAGGATCGTCTTTTGGAGCCGGAACGCACTCTTTTTGCTGCACCGGAGTTTCCTTGCGAGGCCGGTGACAAGGATGAAAAGATGATGGAGGATTTAATATTCCGCTTGTATTACAGCTTGGATGCAGGTAATAAGACCATGGTGCTTCCGTTGCTGAATGAGGCTGCCGCCTTATTTATCCAACAGGGGCAGGAGGAGGACTCTGTCAAACAATCTTTCTTTTTTCTGTCCAACAGGCTCATTCATAAGCTCACCGCCGCCTCCCGTATCGAACTGAAAGAAACGCAGAACATTTCACGTTTTTTAAACGGGATTTATCAGCAGGATTATCTATCGGATCTTTTGGAAGAGACACACCGTTTTCTGTTGGAATTTGCGGAGGACGCCGGGCCAAAGGGCAAGGAGCAGGAAATCAAGAAAATGATCGGTTTTATTCATAGACATTATGCAGAAGACTTAAAGCTTTCGACGCTGGCCGGTCTCCTGAACTACAGCACCCCCTATCTAGGACAATTGTTCAGGAACAAGACCGGAGAGTACTTTAACACTTATCTGGACAAGGTACGTATCCAAAAAGCCAAAGAGCTGCTGGCTCAAGGAATGAAAGTGTACGAAGCGGCCGAGCTAGTCGGTTACACGAGCGTAAATTACTTCTTCAGCAAATTTAAAAAGTATGAAGGCCGTTCGCCGTCCGATTATAAAAATCCATAATTATTAGATGATTTTTCCCGAAATCCTTGGTATGGGTTCCGCCTCTCCTCTGATTTATGATGGTAAGCAGGAGAGGGGAGGAAATATGAAAACGATAACAGCAAGTGCGG encodes the following:
- a CDS encoding GH36 C-terminal domain-containing protein, with protein sequence MAVPNAPQRFLRLAGLHPELEYEIHSGYSGEQFICGGDRLMQLGLPLVYEQKDYESGWFRVRAIKPASA
- a CDS encoding response regulator transcription factor, whose amino-acid sequence is MIKVVIVDDEPKLRQGLQTLIPWENLGFTVTAAAGNGRDALKIVEEEVPDLVIADIRMPVMDGLQFIQRLRSAGHQMHCIILSGYADFEYAKQAITYGVAGYLVKPVNIAEMSATLKLVREQIEEERLRREWYRTEVTNRELYLRRLLAPQEKTEDPAKLRSRIREMDLLWSHYEIVVISLRVPEADRLEHLHQLYAGLKNGIEGRNMGLVTVISPYVILLLNSPLHGRQRRDHLYGEIRSIAGDTRFIAATGGTVSEPELIYSAYLKAQEAVKQVFFSAKDRLLEPERTLFAAPEFPCEAGDKDEKMMEDLIFRLYYSLDAGNKTMVLPLLNEAAALFIQQGQEEDSVKQSFFFLSNRLIHKLTAASRIELKETQNISRFLNGIYQQDYLSDLLEETHRFLLEFAEDAGPKGKEQEIKKMIGFIHRHYAEDLKLSTLAGLLNYSTPYLGQLFRNKTGEYFNTYLDKVRIQKAKELLAQGMKVYEAAELVGYTSVNYFFSKFKKYEGRSPSDYKNP